TTTAACCCAGCATCAACATGTGAACAGCACACGCATGTAATATTGTGTATACTGTACCTCAGTTCATGCTGCCTGCCATCAGCGgccggagcccgagagagcacCGGGAGGGTAGATTCGTTTATCAGCTACAGAGATTCTATTCTATTTACCGTAAttatctacagggactagacaaactgtgtgtgtgcatctgcatttgcacatctgtgtctgcAGTAGGAGTGGTGTCCACCAACATTTGGACATACGGTGTGCATTAATGGAAATATgtctgttaatatatatatatggactatTGTTCACATGTTAATGCTAGTTTCTGAAGggtcagcctctctctctctctctctctctctcctcactgcCTCGATTAGACTCTCTCAGGTGTATGCACTATAGCATGTTTGATGTAGCACACTGTGATGCCTAAAGACAATGAAACTCTTCTTTATCAACAAGAGAATACTGTATATCCTACCGCTAAACTGCTTTATGTACTGTACCTATGTGAGATATATTATGTAATGTTTACTCTGCttaacctccacacacacacacactctttttcccTGTCTCTGTCTATTCCATGACTCTCCCACCCCCTCCTCTCTTTCATTAAATGATTCCACATGAATGatttctatattaatacattaacacactcactcacacactgctctTCAGCCACTGCTCAGTCTTCCTTCCtttcccacacacatacacacacacacacacacacacacacacacaccctcgtgTACACACAAAAGCCTACTGAAGCACTCCTCTGTCTCAGCTGTAGATGACGTATGTTCAAGTTTACTATTgtctatttttcacactaaatctATATGACCCTAATAAAGATCAatgatttataataaagtgaTATACTTGTGAATTCTTGACGAAAAAAATGGGTGAtggatggaataaccctgttgaaACTATAATATTGTTTATAAAAGCTGTGTATACAAccacaatcagccataacattaaaaccataaaaataataataataaaataatgcctCCAAAACAGCCCCACATGAGCTCTGAATGTATTCTGTGGTACTAAGGCCTTAGGAAAAGatgctttaaaggagaaatccagtgtaaaatgaacttGGATTGTATTGAAACACGATAACAAGTTTGACCTTTTGTTAAAAAGCCCCCACCCCCATTACTCACCCCCAGCTTTCTGAAATACAATGTTTTAGCTTCTTTAGATTCTACCAACAGGctcacaatgctagtgataggggcacagcattgcccatgcaaaggaatcaatatttttacaccattaacaagatcAAAGTAGTaaccacacttcattggtagattgGTAGAGGGCCCTGACGTTTAAAACGAGacactgagagctttaaaagtgcacagatagtttattaaaacacggTTTATACAGACAGTACATTGAAGTAGTTCTCCTGGCGCCAACTACATAAAATGAAGTCACATTAATTTGACTGATGAGcacgaaattcaagtaatttcTGTTTATATTGGTACTGTCATTCCCCTTTTTAATCCCCCGATCATACCTAACTagttcactctcactctcacttttatATTGCACTATTACTTTGTTTCTCTTGTCTCACCAAtgtctgtgaccttgttgtattgtacatttagtttCTATCTCTGAAATTCttacattatttataatattatttatatattatatttttgcattttttgagagtaatttaaattctctgtatgccctgtacatatgcagaattgacaataaaactatttGACCTttactcttgacgagttcagcacagctgttaactgaaagcctgaattccaggtgactctacttcaaaaagctgactgagaaaatccagccaagatgtgcaaaactgtcatctaagcaagaggtgctgctttgaataatctaaaatataaaacaaattctgctttgtttaacacttcactttttgtttactaacaAAACGTtagtattattattctataatgcagaacattttaaactttGGACAGGTACTGTGCATTCAGTCAGGTACATTCTGTGcctgatttagtttttttctagTTCACATATAAGTAGATTGGAATTTCTGAAATATTATAGCAAGGCCTCATTATGCAATATGTAAGCAACAAGGTCTACATAAACATAAGGGGATTGAACTCTTTGTCCAGTAAGCTTGTAAATGTGGGTCACTCAACATCAGCCTCGAGAGAAAGGAGAGCCAAAGAGCGTGAGAAAATTTCCAGCACCATAAACCACAACACAATAATTAGGACTCACTTATTCACCAGCAGGGGGCTTTCTCTCCAAAAGCccagtattttttaaaaataattctaataataacaatcagaaaaaaaatctaataaatactCATCAGATACTGGAGAAAGATACACAAAAAAAGCATAATATCACTTTTGTAGGAATTATATACTGCACATATTGTATGTGGTGATTCACTGACACTAACCACAGCAAATgctaatattttataattatttaattcttaTGTGCATAAGACAAAATATTCTCAAATAATTTtactaatattacaatattatgaataatattatgaaaaatacattatatatttataaatgtatggGTGAGTGAATATCATTGGCAATACAGTGTATTGTCTGTACTACTAATAATGCCCCTATAAACAAAACGTGGACCTTAGATTTTGGGCTCATTTAAGCATCTGAAGGGCAgattttgggctggatatttttgctTGCAAccctaaatataaaataaatgtatacataatgtaattaataaagaTCAAAACACATTGTCCTCTGCTGCCATCAAGTGGACACAAAAGGGATTACTTAATTCCTTTGCTGTCTAAATATAGAGACTACATATAATTTTGCTTTCTGCATATACTCAGGCAGGGAGTGGCCAAGTCATAGGTTTAAGCTGGGAGTGGCCAAGTCATAGGTTAAGAATTGCCCAAAGGCACAAGCAGGAAAAACTAGTTAGCCATAATGGGGAACAAATTAAGCACTGCCAGACAGACTGGTTTGAAAAGAATAAAGACAAAAACATCCAGTGAGTGATAGTGCCTTGTTAATAATTAAGGTCGAAAGAGAAAGGTTGGAGCTGCCAGAAAGCTACAGTAACTCACATAACCAGTCTGTATGACTTTTGAGAGCAGAAGAGCACATCAGAATAAATAACCTTGAGGAGGATAATCTACAACAGCAGAAGACCACATCAGAGTTTCACTTCTAttagccaagaacagaaagctgaggctgcagtgggtaCACTGTACTCACTAAACTAatatattgtatactgtatattaatgtggATTAGGAAGGAAATTAAGGCCCATAATATGGAAAAAAGAAATTTCATATTGTTGCAGACCCACCTGAGGAAGAAACCCCTGAATGACTAATAATCCAGTTAACAAAAGGTTAGCAAAACAATTCACACTACCTACCTACAAATCAGAAATGGTATAACTGCAACACATCACACAACAGGTAGTGACAAACACACTTATCTATTTCTGTACTGTAATTAAAATTATAGCCCACGGTCTAGCTTGTAGAGTGGGCCAGTGGTGCAACACGGCTGCACTTACTCCCAGTTTCTGGAAGTCCACATCAACAACCACCACAgttaatgttaaatatttaagGAATTTGATGCAGTATACCTCCCAAGTTCATAAAACCTTTATATGTTATCTAAGCTGAATGAGGCACAGTATCAtgcagccaatcagaagagagTACACCGATAAGTATAACAAAAACAGCCCAAAAtgacactgatatgccaaaagtaatgggatagaAACTAACATTTTGGCATGCCCAAtttgaagctaaagaacactgcagcGATCTAATAcattgaatgtagatgtgatttctgccagagagaATTGTCAcccactacactgtccactgtgggtggtaaggcCAACTCTATAAtgtacatgtgacactgtggttcGAGGTATGTTAACTATCAccacaactttagaaatggaaaaCACATCCATCTGgcactccaactcccagaattcaCACTGCTTCGCCATAAGCATGCTGATTATCTGTTGTTCAATCTCCTCcacaagataacacttcacaacttatacaggtgtggatgttTCAAAGACTTCCCAGGCAACCTTTTATGTTCAAGATACATGatttttggtatgtcagtgtacagTGACTTTTGGTAAAGGAATAAAACAGACACATGTATCATATGCGTCTTTAAAACTAACGCAGTGTTTGTTCAataatacacatatacactacagCAAATCAGTTTGGCACATATATTTATTGATGATTGCACATTAAAAAAGATTATGGAATTCAGTGTTGTGTCTCAGAGTTTGAAGAACGCCTCTGGTTTGCCGTCTTCCACTGCGTCTGAGAACGCTTGATAGTCCTACAACACATACACAGCATAGAGAGAAAAGGTCAGAAACATTGCTCCAGATGTTAATACAGccgtgcctgtgtgattacctCACTCTATAATATTAACATCTCTTTAAGCGAAAGATTGAGTGAGTGAAACTGCAGATTTTGCGTGCACTGATTCCACCCCTCGGTGAGTTTGACAAGTATGGATTGTTCTAGGCGTAATAAACAAATGAGCCTAAAGACTGGAGTGTTGTGCTAAAGAGAATCAAATCAGCTCCTGCATAGAATAGAGTGAGGTGCTTAGTTTAACCTATTCAAATGCGTACATAATTtgcacattaataaaatatactacATTATATCATTAACACTATTATAGGAAACGTGAATACACTAAGTGACATAATTGCATTTATGTAGTGTACTATTTAGGTGGTAAATTTGCATTGGATGTTTTGTATTAAACCACAATAAATCCAGTATTATGGCGTTGACAAAAGTTGGTGTTTCAGCAGCAGTGTTGTATACAGGTCAGTGTATGTAAGGCATGTGAGGAAAACCATCTCTGCTGGTTTTCATGCAATGTTTACTTAAAGGAATGCACTTCTTATGTAACAGCTGTTAAATACATACACACCCTTTCTAAATGAAGTCTTATGACTCACAGCAGAGCACAATACAGTAATACTACAGTGCTCAGACTATATGCAGCTAGAAACACATAggctaatatttatatttatattcatcatATCCATCTTTCAGTGTCAAAATTCCACATTGCACACTCATTACAGACCTTTTGTGCTATAACTGCTTCACAGGTCactgataaaaaaacacttactttttcttcctttttcccATCAAAAATTTGGAAGGctagttacccaacccactcattaggactcccccaataACTAgataacaccaggagggtgaagactagaacatgcatcctctgatacatttgaagtcagactctgcctctttccattggaggaaagcgcagcgacccagATTTGATCAGCTAGCCTAGCAGACACCTGTGTTTAAGCTACATCACACTAGCAGTGCTGTGAGCATAGTTGATtgatgctctctcggactctggctgctgatggcaagtagCATGATTCAAACTGGTCCACTCAGAGTTAATATACAGGGATTTTACTAATGTGAAAACAATGTATATACACAATTTACATGCAGACAAAAGTATAGGGATACCTGCTCACTCATTGTTCCTTCTAAAATCAAGGACATTCAATaaaagtttatgctgcttttgttggagtaactgtctcaactAACCAAGagacattgctgtgaggatctgattgcatttacGAAACAAGAGCCTCAtaaggtcaggatgctggatgatctcCATCCCACCTCATCCCACCAAGTCCCCACCTCAACAATCCCAAAAGCACTGGATGGAGCACAATCCCAGCTACCAGAGAACGTTATTAAAACCTTTTACAAGGATAACCTGTAAAGCTAGAGAAATAAAGTTCCAGCAACGTTtagaaaaaatgtaaaaccatAATGGATTGCATCAtgatgttattagaatgtttttcACATAACATTCCAAGCTTGATGAATTTTAACATCATGGAAGCATTAAAAGTaatattcccaaaactaaaagttaaaatatGTGTTATTGCAGCAATGTTACGTTAGAACATtcaaaaacgttaaataaaaagaACATCTAGAAAAATTGAAGAAACGTTGTAAAAATATTAACTGTTATGATCTGAACATGTTCTACaaaacaaaaattgttagctgggataattccagagaacacaggaaCGATGCTTAGAACCCAGAAGAGGCTTAAATGAAGAACTGGAGCAAAGtaggttcatatttatctgcACCAGAGAGTCCAATGCATCACTTCTGCTCTGTGAGTGTATGAACCAGAAAAGGACCTGGTAAAGAGACTCACCCCGCAGTATTTGTCTCCGTTGAAGATCTGAGGGGGCAGAGCTGTGTTGTTCCCCACCTTCCTCCTCATTTCGTCTTTCACATCTGAGCTCTGTGTGATGTCCAGCGCACGATAGATGATCTTCTTTGAGTCCAAAAACTGGAAGATCTCACTCTGCCTCTGCTTCACCTGAGAGGAGAGATTAATTTACCGCCAATTTACCACTGATGTACTAACTAGCATGAAAGATCTAGACTTAATTAGTGCGAGCAAAGATGTTCGCTGTTGCAGTCCTGTATTCCAGACACATGCATACATTTTCAGTCcatttatacagttttaaaacCAAATCCAAAGCTCCTGTCTAAGGGTAGACAATAGGATTATatgtattattctttttttttcttttttttttacataattgtcCTACAATGAGTAATTTCTGCACTCCATTGGTAGATGATTAAGGAAAAAAACATgtgtgaaaaaaatacatatagatGCCTGAAGAAATATAAAGTacataaaatattagaaaaacataCACACCAATGTTTACAAAGCTTTAACATACTTAATGGCATCAGTCCACAAATGTTTGTTGCCTAAGAATGAAAGAATCTAGTATTACTagtattaatacatattttttctaataaaatgtaacaataattaaataactaCATTGTTTATAATTGTTAATTGTTTGCAGAGTTTTCGGTGGTTACTGTGTTGTTCAGGCACATATTTATATTAACCCTGATGATGACCTAAGTTCTGAAGTGCGTTGGTACGACttcgtaaaaataaaaacagcaaatctacagtaaaaaatatttttaggttaCTAGATTTTTTTACTAAGCCCTCTGTTGTCCAGTGAAGTTGTGCCAGGTTAATCTACCTTTAGTAATACATAAACAACACTGGCCAACTGCATGATATTTTATAATGAAAGCATATATCAGTTAAACCATTAgcaccactgacaggtgaagtgaaaaacatttattttctttatctaCAGAGGCCTCTGTCAAGAGGTTGGATCTAAGAGAGTTTTTGAGGGTGAAGtatttacagacaaaaaaactataaaaaaaaacaggaagattAAGTATAGACAAAAGCatttaatgtattatattgtattttatgtatttttctgcTGCTGTCTAACAGAGAAGACACACCAGGCCATTGTGTGTAAGGCCATGTATTAATCAAAAACAGTATCAATTCAAGAGAAAAATCATTgtgtttggctcaaaaaaaagatacagataaACATATCCGCATGCCTAAGCAAGACAAGATAAGGCCTAGACTAGACTCTCAGCCAGtctaaacagataaacagaaagagcagataaacacacagCGTTCATACTGTACCTCTCTAGAGCCACTGGCGCTGCTGAAGTACACAACAATAGACATGGTGAGGGGAGATGTGTGTATGGTGCTACAGACCCTGAGAGAGCGACTGGAGCTGTAGACTGGAGCTGAGCTGGTGAAGGTGTGTGTGCATACCTTCTCTAAGACAAGGTGGGCAGGCGAGTTTTGACATGGCTCACTTGACTGCCACACCTCatgtgcttacacacacacacacacacacacacacacacacacacacacacacacacacacacacagatacacacacacacacactcctcccatAACATTTACTATTAACATGTCAGGGCTTGATTGTTCAACACTGTGTCTGGTGTAAAAAGTAGTAATGCCACCACCTTAAAATGTAACgttaatttagaataattgcTATAATGTCCTTTAGACCTTATcgaaaatacattttatctaaAATTAGAGTGCTGTAAGCAAAACTGTATTTGTCAAAAAAGCAAAATTCACTGCTTAGGCCTGTAGATACCTGCAGATTTAGATACTGATACAGGCCAcctacatacagtacacacacacatacacagcctgCAGCAGTCAACATAAGTAGCTTTTTTCTTGCCCTAAAAACTGTAATTACTAATATGAATGCATAGATTCTTCACTTAAAATATCCCACTTAAAGCTATATGGATAAGTCACCAGATTTCATAGCAAAACTGAAAAACCTAATCATTTATTTTGTGTAATGCATTGTTGCAGCTTTTGTGAGTCACTGGTTCCACCCATGTGATCAGTCTTGCTGCTAGACACTTTATAGAGGTTAAAGTTCATTAGCAGTTATGAAGGCTAAATAAGGGCACATATCACACTTCAAAACAGGACAGGTTGTGAGAGGGTGAGGACATTACTCATTTGACCAAGAAAGAAAAAGCAGGGGCTGTGAGAGTACAGTGTGTGCAGGTTTACAGTCTTTTGTAAACAGTTTTTAGTGAGAATGTAtcattgcacagagcatgctaaaaaagtacttttaaagggTGCATTTTAGTGCAGTCTCTACACTGTAGTGCAGTCTCTACACTCAAACTATATCTCTTTATCTGTGtgcattcctgttactggcactcactcctggt
The Astyanax mexicanus isolate ESR-SI-001 chromosome 13, AstMex3_surface, whole genome shotgun sequence DNA segment above includes these coding regions:
- the zgc:153284 gene encoding SH3 domain-binding glutamic acid-rich-like protein 3, producing MSIVVYFSSASGSREVKQRQSEIFQFLDSKKIIYRALDITQSSDVKDEMRRKVGNNTALPPQIFNGDKYCGDYQAFSDAVEDGKPEAFFKL